A genomic window from Massilia sp. METH4 includes:
- a CDS encoding glutathione S-transferase yields MEPYTLYYWPTIQGRGEFVRLALEEAGVPYRDVARAPKGMPQLEASLDFRCEPLAAFAPPVLRAGELLIGQTTNILLFLGARHGLAPRNEKGRLWCNQLQLTIADIVAEAHDTHHPISVNSYYEEQKKEAKARARDFCAARIPKFLGYFENVLAANPGRGNFAVGSKLTYVDLSLFQLVAGLRYAFPKTMARLEPQWPRLAALHDEVAARPNIAAYLKSKRRISFNEEGIFRRYPELEK; encoded by the coding sequence GTGGAACCCTACACCCTGTATTACTGGCCCACGATCCAGGGCCGCGGCGAATTCGTGCGGCTGGCGCTGGAAGAAGCGGGCGTGCCTTACCGCGACGTGGCGCGCGCCCCGAAAGGCATGCCGCAACTGGAAGCCTCGCTCGACTTTCGTTGCGAGCCGCTGGCCGCGTTCGCGCCGCCCGTGCTGCGCGCCGGCGAACTGCTGATCGGGCAGACCACCAACATCCTGCTGTTCCTTGGTGCCCGTCACGGCCTTGCGCCGCGCAACGAAAAAGGGCGCCTGTGGTGCAATCAGTTGCAGCTGACGATCGCCGACATCGTGGCCGAGGCGCACGACACCCACCACCCCATCTCGGTGAACAGCTATTACGAGGAACAGAAGAAGGAAGCGAAGGCGCGCGCCAGGGACTTCTGCGCGGCGCGCATACCGAAGTTCCTGGGGTATTTCGAGAACGTGCTGGCGGCCAATCCGGGCCGCGGCAATTTCGCGGTGGGCTCGAAGCTCACTTATGTGGACCTGTCGCTGTTCCAGCTTGTGGCGGGCTTGCGCTATGCGTTCCCGAAGACGATGGCGCGGCTGGAGCCGCAGTGGCCGCGCCTGGCGGCGCTGCACGACGAGGTGGCCGCGCGGCCGAACATCGCCGCCTACCTGAAGTCGAAGCGGCGGATTTCCTTCAACGAGGAAGGGATATTCCGCCGCTATCCGGAGCTGGAGAAGTAG
- a CDS encoding peroxiredoxin has protein sequence MTSGQTFTLSGRPAQATVLFFYPKDNTPGCTTENMAFRDLHDQFKAAGVEIYGVSRDSLRSHENFKAKLGLPFELISDPDEAVCQAFGVMKQKKMYGKEVRGVERSTFVIDAQGRLVKEWRGVKVPGHVDEVLEFVARRG, from the coding sequence ATGACGAGCGGCCAGACCTTCACGCTGTCCGGCCGCCCGGCACAGGCGACCGTGCTGTTCTTTTACCCGAAGGACAACACGCCCGGCTGCACGACGGAAAACATGGCGTTTCGCGACCTGCACGACCAGTTCAAGGCCGCTGGAGTGGAAATCTACGGCGTTTCGCGCGATTCGCTGCGTTCGCACGAGAATTTCAAGGCCAAGCTGGGACTGCCGTTCGAGCTGATCTCCGACCCGGACGAAGCGGTATGCCAGGCGTTTGGCGTGATGAAGCAGAAGAAGATGTACGGCAAGGAAGTACGGGGGGTCGAGCGCAGTACGTTTGTCATTGACGCCCAAGGCAGGTTGGTGAAAGAATGGCGTGGCGTGAAGGTACCCGGTCACGTCGATGAAGTGCTGGAATTTGTAGCGCGCCGGGGCTAA
- a CDS encoding pyridoxal phosphate-dependent aminotransferase: MRPIQKSNKLAEVCYEIRGPVPEKARQMEEEGHKITKLNIGNLAVFGFDPPDEIVQDMKIQLPNAAGYTDSKGMFAPRKAVVHYTQGKNIAGVTIDDVYLGNGASELIVMSMNALLNNGDEVLVPAPDYPLWTAAVSLSGGRPVHYICDEQQDWYPDIDDIRKKITPNTRAIVVINPNNPTGALYPDEVLLQIIELARQHQLIIYADEIYDKVLYDGAKHTSIASLCEDVLCVTFNGLSKNYRACGYRAGWMVVSGEKKHAKDYIEGLNMLASMRLCANAPGQFAIQTALGGYQSIHDLVGPGGRLLKQRDLAYKLLTEIPGVSVVKPKAALYMFPRLDPKIYPIADDQQFAYDLLAETKVLIVQGTGFNWIAPDHFRVVFLPNTDDMTEAFGRIARFLESYRRKHGHA; encoded by the coding sequence TTGCGACCGATTCAGAAATCGAACAAGCTGGCAGAAGTCTGTTATGAAATCCGTGGTCCGGTGCCGGAAAAGGCCCGGCAGATGGAAGAGGAAGGCCACAAGATCACCAAGCTCAACATCGGCAACCTGGCCGTGTTCGGCTTCGATCCTCCGGACGAGATCGTGCAGGACATGAAGATCCAGCTGCCGAACGCGGCCGGCTACACGGATTCGAAAGGCATGTTCGCGCCGCGCAAGGCGGTGGTGCACTACACGCAGGGCAAGAACATCGCCGGCGTGACGATCGACGACGTCTATCTGGGCAATGGCGCCTCCGAGCTGATCGTGATGTCGATGAACGCGCTGCTCAACAACGGCGACGAAGTGCTGGTGCCCGCGCCCGACTACCCGCTGTGGACGGCCGCCGTGAGCCTGTCCGGCGGCCGCCCCGTGCACTATATCTGCGACGAGCAGCAGGACTGGTACCCGGACATCGACGATATCCGCAAGAAGATCACGCCGAACACGCGCGCGATCGTCGTCATCAACCCGAACAACCCCACCGGCGCGCTGTACCCGGACGAGGTGCTGCTGCAGATCATCGAGCTGGCGCGCCAGCACCAGCTGATCATCTATGCCGACGAAATCTACGACAAGGTGCTGTACGACGGAGCGAAGCACACGTCGATCGCCTCGCTGTGCGAGGACGTGCTGTGCGTGACCTTCAACGGCCTGTCGAAGAATTACCGCGCCTGCGGCTACCGCGCCGGCTGGATGGTCGTCTCGGGCGAGAAGAAACATGCGAAGGATTACATCGAAGGCTTGAACATGCTCGCCTCGATGCGCCTTTGCGCCAATGCACCGGGCCAGTTTGCGATCCAGACTGCGCTCGGCGGCTACCAGAGCATTCACGACCTGGTCGGCCCCGGCGGGCGCCTGCTCAAGCAGCGCGACCTCGCCTACAAACTGCTGACGGAAATCCCCGGCGTCAGCGTGGTGAAACCGAAGGCGGCGCTGTACATGTTCCCCCGCCTCGATCCGAAGATCTACCCGATCGCGGATGACCAGCAATTCGCATACGACCTGCTGGCCGAAACCAAGGTGCTGATCGTCCAGGGCACGGGCTTCAACTGGATCGCGCCGGATCATTTCCGCGTCGTGTTCCTGCCCAACACGGACGACATGACGGAAGCGTTCGGCCGCATCGCGCGCTTCCTCGAAAGCTATCGCCGCAAGCATGGACATGCATAA
- a CDS encoding VOC family protein: MKQAIVHIALVVRDYDEAIDFYVNKLGFELLDDTYQPAQDKRWVVVAPQGGAGTTILLARAARPEQEAAIGNQAGGRVFLFLNTDDFWRDIERLRTQGVRFVREPKEEDYGLVAVFEDLYGNLWDLLQLKDGHPIARRVAMA, translated from the coding sequence ATGAAACAGGCGATCGTACACATTGCCCTCGTGGTGCGCGATTACGACGAAGCGATCGACTTCTACGTGAACAAGCTCGGTTTCGAGCTGCTCGACGATACCTACCAGCCCGCGCAGGACAAGCGCTGGGTCGTCGTGGCGCCGCAGGGCGGCGCGGGGACGACCATCCTGCTGGCACGCGCGGCACGGCCGGAGCAGGAGGCGGCGATCGGCAACCAGGCCGGCGGGAGGGTGTTCCTGTTCCTGAACACCGACGACTTCTGGCGCGATATCGAACGCTTGCGCACCCAGGGCGTGCGCTTCGTTCGCGAGCCGAAGGAAGAGGATTACGGCCTGGTGGCCGTTTTCGAGGATTTGTACGGCAACCTGTGGGACCTGCTGCAACTGAAGGATGGGCATCCGATCGCCCGCAGGGTCGCCATGGCGTAA
- a CDS encoding heavy-metal-associated domain-containing protein — translation MYELQVENMSCGHCVAAVTKAVKAVDGNAQVDVDLAAKGVKVQSGAPLDAVKAAIVDAGYPVTSAR, via the coding sequence ATGTACGAACTGCAAGTGGAAAACATGAGCTGCGGCCACTGCGTCGCGGCCGTCACGAAAGCCGTCAAGGCGGTCGACGGCAATGCCCAGGTCGACGTCGACCTGGCAGCCAAGGGCGTGAAGGTGCAATCCGGCGCGCCGCTGGACGCCGTGAAGGCGGCGATCGTGGACGCGGGCTACCCCGTCACCAGCGCCCGCTGA
- the cueR gene encoding Cu(I)-responsive transcriptional regulator, translating into MNIGQAATASGVTAKMIRYYESIGLVPAAQRTDSGYRVYGQREVHTLRFIRRARKLGFSLERIAELLSLWQDGSRASADVKRIALDHVAELEERIRELTEMRDTIATLAACCHGDERPDCPILQGIASSAA; encoded by the coding sequence ATGAATATCGGGCAGGCCGCCACCGCCTCGGGCGTGACGGCGAAGATGATCCGCTACTATGAAAGCATCGGCCTGGTGCCTGCGGCGCAGCGCACCGACAGCGGCTACCGCGTGTATGGCCAGCGCGAAGTGCACACGCTGCGCTTCATCCGGCGCGCGCGCAAGCTGGGGTTCTCGCTGGAGCGCATCGCCGAGCTGCTGTCGCTGTGGCAGGACGGCAGCCGCGCCAGCGCCGACGTGAAGCGCATCGCGCTGGACCACGTGGCCGAACTGGAGGAGCGCATCCGCGAGCTGACGGAAATGCGCGACACGATCGCCACGCTGGCTGCGTGCTGCCATGGCGACGAGCGGCCCGATTGCCCGATCCTGCAGGGGATCGCCAGCAGCGCCGCGTAG
- a CDS encoding alpha/beta hydrolase-fold protein yields MTLPMILLAAWCVVAPAAAANAATSTAPAPAGPALAPAQPLPAYVLDNTEVRDIRATALKRDYQLFVALPDSYRTSGRRYPVIFVVDANYAFPLARSIASRLHKHAGLEESIVVGLSYAMGDTPVYSRRRDYTPSVPRNADFRGYRADMPGRPVVLGEAGAYARFIADDVFPHIASAYRADMGRKIFMGHSYGSLLGLQVLLTRPRTFEHYILGSPSLWFDRGVMFDRLRDYAGAHRDLPASVFFGIGSRETLAPGKRRSRSEEQADMVADLRDFHGALAAHRYAGLTTRLKVFADEDHASVFPLVLTHGLRAYLKKEK; encoded by the coding sequence TTGACATTGCCGATGATCCTGCTCGCCGCATGGTGCGTTGTCGCGCCTGCCGCCGCCGCCAACGCTGCCACGTCCACCGCCCCGGCACCTGCCGGACCAGCACTCGCCCCTGCCCAGCCGCTGCCCGCGTATGTCCTCGACAATACGGAGGTGCGCGACATCCGCGCCACGGCGCTCAAGCGCGACTACCAGCTTTTCGTGGCGCTGCCCGATTCCTACCGCACGTCCGGCAGGCGCTATCCGGTGATCTTCGTTGTCGACGCCAATTATGCGTTTCCCCTGGCGCGCAGCATCGCGTCGCGTTTGCACAAGCATGCCGGACTGGAGGAGTCGATCGTGGTGGGCCTCTCGTATGCGATGGGCGACACACCGGTGTACAGCCGCCGCCGCGACTACACGCCCAGTGTGCCGCGCAACGCCGACTTCCGCGGCTACCGCGCCGACATGCCGGGCCGCCCGGTGGTACTGGGCGAGGCCGGCGCCTACGCCCGCTTCATCGCCGATGACGTGTTCCCGCATATCGCGTCTGCCTATCGGGCCGACATGGGCCGCAAGATCTTCATGGGCCATTCCTACGGCAGCCTGCTGGGTTTGCAAGTGCTGCTGACGCGCCCGCGCACTTTCGAGCATTACATCCTCGGCAGCCCGTCACTCTGGTTCGACCGCGGCGTGATGTTCGACCGCTTGCGGGACTACGCCGGCGCGCACAGGGACTTGCCGGCTTCGGTCTTCTTCGGCATCGGCAGCCGCGAAACGCTGGCGCCGGGCAAGCGGCGCTCGCGCAGCGAGGAGCAGGCCGACATGGTCGCCGACCTGCGCGATTTTCACGGAGCCCTGGCCGCGCACCGCTACGCGGGTTTGACCACGAGGCTGAAGGTGTTCGCGGATGAAGACCACGCCAGCGTGTTTCCCCTCGTGCTGACCCACGGCCTGCGCGCGTATCTCAAGAAAGAGAAATAG
- a CDS encoding histidine kinase, whose translation MPKPAARTVILSALVWTAISALGALQTYSDNLRTGVASRYPVLLATWFIEYAIPLMVLSAVLVTALGRWPVLVARPRHVVLLFVGLVLLFQPAQWLYIAWLRGYLDIASLDDARRLLMKMLLVGWFTTTATFAAILAIHYWRQAKERELAWQRAQNDMLNLRLQLEEQRMLALRAQLEPHFLFNALNAISALVRAGDKPVALAGIGRLSTLLRYALAASTDQTATLAAELQFVRDYLDLQRLRYGDRLRVAIEGADDTLLHDVDCPPLSLQPLVENALRHDLDCHEGPGDITLSFAREVNEMVVTVTNPVSTQASPNPGAGLGLANTRDRLERLTPGAALHAGVRGTRFVAEVRLPLAKE comes from the coding sequence ATGCCGAAACCCGCGGCGCGCACCGTGATCCTGAGCGCCCTGGTCTGGACGGCGATCAGTGCCCTGGGCGCCCTGCAAACGTACAGCGACAACCTGCGCACGGGCGTGGCCAGCCGCTACCCGGTGCTGCTGGCCACCTGGTTCATCGAATATGCGATCCCGCTGATGGTGCTGTCGGCCGTGCTGGTCACGGCGCTGGGCCGCTGGCCCGTGCTGGTGGCACGCCCCCGCCACGTGGTGCTGCTCTTCGTCGGCCTGGTGCTGCTGTTCCAGCCGGCGCAATGGCTGTACATCGCCTGGCTGCGCGGCTACCTCGATATCGCCAGCCTGGACGACGCGCGCCGCCTGCTGATGAAGATGCTGCTGGTCGGCTGGTTCACCACCACCGCCACCTTCGCCGCCATCCTGGCGATCCACTACTGGCGCCAGGCCAAGGAGCGCGAGCTCGCGTGGCAGCGCGCCCAGAACGACATGCTCAACCTGCGCCTGCAACTGGAGGAACAGCGCATGCTGGCGCTGCGCGCCCAGCTCGAGCCGCACTTCCTGTTCAACGCGCTCAACGCCATCAGCGCCCTGGTGCGCGCCGGCGACAAGCCGGTGGCGCTGGCCGGCATCGGCCGCCTCAGCACGCTGCTGCGCTATGCGCTGGCGGCCAGCACGGACCAGACGGCGACGCTGGCGGCGGAGTTGCAATTCGTGCGCGACTACCTCGACCTGCAACGGCTGCGCTACGGCGACCGGCTGCGCGTGGCCATCGAAGGCGCCGACGACACGCTGCTGCACGACGTCGACTGCCCGCCGCTGTCCCTGCAGCCGCTCGTGGAGAACGCGCTGCGCCACGACCTCGATTGCCACGAAGGCCCGGGCGACATCACGCTATCGTTCGCCCGCGAGGTCAACGAGATGGTCGTGACGGTCACCAATCCCGTGAGCACACAGGCGTCGCCGAATCCCGGCGCCGGCCTCGGGCTGGCCAACACGCGCGACCGGCTGGAGCGGCTCACGCCCGGCGCCGCGCTGCATGCCGGCGTGCGCGGCACGCGCTTCGTGGCCGAAGTGCGGCTGCCGTTGGCGAAAGAGTGA
- a CDS encoding homoserine dehydrogenase → MNSIKIGLLGVGNVGGGTFDVLKRNQEEIRRRAGRGIEVVAVSARNLERARTRTHGEVKVVADPFEIVDDPSIDIVVELIGGYDIARELVMRAIANGKHVVTANKALLAVHGNEIFKAAQEKGVMVAFEAAVAGGIPIIKALREGLTANRVQWLAGIINGTTNFILSEMRDKGLDFDTVLKEAQALGYAEADPTFDIEGVDAAHKATILSAIAFGIPVQFAKAHVEGITKLEAVDIKYAEQLGYRIKLLGIAKRTRVDGNEGIELRVHPTLIPAKRLIANVEGAMNAVLVQGDAIGATLYYGKGAGAEPTASAVIADLVDITRLATADPEHRVPHLAFQPDELADIAIVPMAEITTSYYLRMRVADQPGVLADLTRILADSEISIDAMMQKEPAEGETQADIIMLTHQTQEKKVLAAIARMEGLPTVLGSVTKIRLENLS, encoded by the coding sequence ATGAACTCGATCAAAATTGGCTTGCTGGGTGTGGGCAATGTCGGAGGCGGTACCTTCGACGTCCTGAAACGTAACCAGGAAGAGATCCGCCGCCGCGCCGGCCGCGGCATCGAAGTGGTGGCCGTCTCGGCCCGCAACCTGGAACGCGCCAGGACGCGTACCCATGGCGAAGTGAAGGTGGTTGCCGATCCGTTCGAGATCGTCGACGATCCGTCCATCGACATCGTCGTCGAACTGATCGGCGGCTATGACATTGCCCGCGAGCTGGTGATGCGCGCGATCGCCAACGGCAAGCACGTGGTCACCGCCAACAAGGCGCTGCTCGCCGTGCACGGCAACGAAATCTTCAAGGCCGCCCAGGAAAAGGGTGTGATGGTGGCATTCGAGGCGGCGGTGGCCGGCGGGATCCCCATCATCAAGGCGCTGCGCGAAGGCTTGACGGCCAACCGCGTGCAGTGGCTGGCCGGCATCATCAACGGCACCACGAACTTCATCCTGTCCGAGATGCGCGACAAGGGCCTGGACTTCGACACGGTGCTGAAGGAAGCGCAGGCGCTGGGCTACGCCGAAGCCGATCCCACCTTCGACATCGAAGGCGTGGACGCGGCGCACAAGGCCACGATTCTCTCGGCCATCGCCTTCGGCATTCCCGTGCAGTTCGCGAAGGCGCACGTGGAAGGCATCACCAAGCTGGAAGCGGTGGACATCAAGTACGCCGAGCAGCTGGGCTACCGCATCAAGCTGCTGGGCATCGCCAAGCGCACCCGCGTGGACGGCAACGAAGGCATCGAATTGCGCGTGCACCCCACGCTGATCCCGGCCAAGCGCCTGATCGCCAACGTGGAGGGCGCGATGAACGCTGTGCTGGTGCAGGGCGACGCCATCGGCGCCACGCTGTACTACGGCAAGGGCGCAGGCGCGGAACCGACCGCCTCGGCCGTGATCGCCGACCTGGTCGACATCACCCGCCTGGCCACGGCCGACCCGGAGCACCGCGTGCCGCACCTGGCGTTCCAGCCGGACGAGCTGGCCGATATCGCCATCGTGCCGATGGCCGAGATCACCACCAGCTACTACCTGCGCATGCGCGTGGCCGACCAGCCGGGCGTGCTGGCGGACCTGACCCGCATCCTGGCCGACAGCGAAATCTCCATCGACGCGATGATGCAGAAGGAGCCGGCGGAAGGGGAGACCCAGGCCGACATCATCATGCTCACGCACCAGACGCAGGAAAAGAAGGTGCTGGCCGCCATCGCCCGCATGGAAGGCCTGCCGACCGTGCTGGGCAGCGTGACCAAGATCCGCCTGGAAAACCTGAGCTGA
- a CDS encoding LytTR family DNA-binding domain-containing protein: MAIRYLIVDDEEPGRANLRMALADHPGWELAAECDGNAQARACLARHDVDVIFLDVQMPREPGLALARELSRLREPPLIVFVTAFSEHAIDAFEVHALDYLLKPLDDARLAQAVERAAAMLRQRQREAYGTALRDHAEAATYPERIGVRSVGRIEQVLVADILWMEAAGNYVELRLPGRTVLHRITLNRLEALLDPALFLRVHRGAIVRRDQIGSLVTGGEGSHKLMLRCGGVVPVSASYLAALKAAMAA; encoded by the coding sequence ATGGCGATCCGCTACCTGATCGTCGACGACGAGGAACCCGGCCGTGCCAACCTGCGCATGGCCCTGGCCGACCACCCCGGCTGGGAGCTGGCCGCCGAATGCGACGGCAACGCGCAAGCGCGCGCCTGCCTGGCGCGGCATGACGTCGACGTGATCTTCCTCGACGTGCAGATGCCCAGAGAACCGGGCCTGGCGCTGGCCCGCGAGCTGTCGCGGCTGCGCGAGCCGCCGCTCATCGTGTTCGTCACCGCTTTCAGCGAACATGCGATCGATGCGTTCGAGGTGCATGCGCTGGACTACCTGCTGAAGCCCCTGGACGACGCGCGGCTGGCCCAGGCCGTCGAGCGCGCGGCGGCGATGCTGCGGCAGCGCCAGCGCGAAGCCTACGGCACGGCCCTGCGCGACCATGCCGAAGCCGCCACCTATCCGGAACGCATCGGCGTGCGCTCCGTGGGCCGCATCGAGCAGGTGCTCGTCGCCGATATCCTGTGGATGGAAGCGGCCGGCAACTATGTCGAGCTGCGCCTGCCGGGCCGCACCGTGCTGCACCGGATCACGCTGAACCGCCTGGAAGCCCTGCTCGACCCGGCGCTCTTCCTGCGTGTGCATCGCGGCGCGATCGTGCGCCGCGACCAGATCGGCAGCCTCGTCACCGGCGGCGAGGGCAGCCACAAGCTGATGCTGCGCTGCGGCGGCGTGGTGCCCGTCAGCGCCAGCTACCTGGCTGCGCTCAAGGCGGCCATGGCAGCTTGA
- a CDS encoding PhoH family protein has protein sequence MPLPKLPTKPATLLLAKDYPKASGANPVPFPEHDTAPQKKSTRGRTAEVLDTVTPTVLAEALPPAPPAKKTTRKSAAKTAAEAPAAVPAVPAVAAVPPATVEYPAAAEAAPATAKAPRAKVTPIKAEAPHPAKHKPVEVTIKSSTSRHADQIGGTKLFVLDTNVLMHDPTSLFRFEEHDVYLPMMTLEELDNHKKGMSEVARNARQVSRTLDALVANTDDDAIEQGIPLSKLGNKDAKGRLFFQTKLQIADLPEGLPQGKADNQILAVVRSLEGDQPGRAVVLVSKDINMRIKARALGLPAEDYFNDHVLEDTDLLYSGIVQLPDDFWNKHGKDMESWQENKNGYSTTYYRVTGPFVPSLLVNQFVYLEPNNGEASFYGQVKQLNGKTAVIRVLRDYSHNKNNVWGVTARNREQNFALNLLMDPECDFVTLLGQAGTGKTLLALASGLAQVLETKLYNEIIVTRVTVPVGEDIGFLPGTEEEKMGPWMGAFDDNLEVLNKSDNDAGEWGRAATQDLIRSRIKIKSLNFMRGRTFVNKFLIIDEAQNLTPKQIKTLVTRAGPGTKILCLGNIAQIDTPYLTEGSSGLTYVVDRFKGWAHSGHVTLARGERSRLADHASDVL, from the coding sequence ATGCCACTGCCAAAACTGCCTACCAAGCCGGCCACCCTGCTGCTGGCAAAAGATTACCCGAAGGCGAGCGGCGCCAACCCGGTTCCGTTCCCCGAGCATGACACGGCGCCACAGAAGAAATCGACCCGTGGCCGCACCGCCGAGGTGCTGGACACCGTGACGCCGACCGTGCTGGCCGAGGCGTTGCCGCCGGCGCCGCCCGCGAAGAAGACCACGCGCAAGAGCGCCGCGAAGACCGCGGCCGAAGCTCCTGCCGCTGTCCCCGCTGTCCCCGCCGTCGCCGCCGTGCCGCCCGCGACGGTCGAATATCCCGCAGCCGCCGAAGCTGCTCCCGCCACCGCCAAGGCGCCGCGCGCGAAGGTCACCCCGATCAAGGCCGAGGCGCCGCACCCGGCCAAGCACAAGCCGGTCGAGGTCACGATCAAGTCCTCGACGAGCCGCCACGCCGACCAGATCGGCGGCACCAAGCTGTTCGTGCTCGATACGAACGTGCTGATGCACGACCCGACGTCGCTGTTCCGCTTCGAGGAACACGATGTGTACCTGCCGATGATGACGCTGGAAGAACTGGACAACCACAAGAAGGGCATGTCCGAAGTCGCGCGCAATGCGCGCCAGGTCTCGCGCACGCTGGACGCGCTCGTTGCCAACACCGACGACGACGCGATCGAGCAGGGCATTCCCCTGTCCAAGCTGGGCAACAAGGATGCCAAGGGCCGCCTGTTCTTCCAGACCAAGCTGCAGATCGCCGACCTGCCGGAAGGCCTGCCGCAAGGGAAGGCGGACAACCAGATCCTGGCCGTGGTGCGCTCGCTCGAGGGCGACCAGCCGGGCCGTGCCGTGGTGCTGGTGTCGAAGGACATCAACATGCGCATCAAGGCGCGCGCCCTGGGCCTGCCGGCCGAGGATTACTTCAACGACCACGTGCTGGAAGACACGGACCTGCTGTACTCCGGCATCGTGCAGCTGCCGGACGACTTCTGGAACAAGCACGGCAAGGACATGGAGTCCTGGCAGGAAAACAAGAACGGCTACAGCACCACGTACTACCGCGTGACGGGGCCGTTCGTGCCTTCGCTGCTGGTGAACCAGTTCGTCTACCTGGAGCCGAACAATGGCGAGGCTTCGTTCTACGGCCAGGTCAAGCAGCTGAACGGCAAGACGGCCGTGATCCGCGTGCTGCGCGACTACTCGCACAACAAGAACAATGTGTGGGGCGTCACGGCGCGCAACCGCGAGCAGAACTTCGCGCTGAACCTGCTGATGGACCCGGAATGCGACTTCGTCACGCTGCTGGGCCAGGCCGGCACGGGTAAAACCCTGCTGGCGCTGGCGTCCGGCCTGGCGCAGGTGCTGGAAACGAAGCTGTACAACGAAATCATCGTCACCCGCGTCACCGTGCCGGTGGGCGAGGACATCGGCTTCCTGCCGGGCACCGAGGAAGAGAAGATGGGCCCGTGGATGGGTGCCTTCGACGACAACCTGGAAGTGCTGAACAAGTCCGACAACGACGCCGGCGAGTGGGGCCGCGCCGCCACGCAGGACCTGATCCGCTCGCGCATCAAGATCAAGTCGCTGAACTTCATGCGGGGCCGCACCTTCGTCAACAAGTTCCTCATCATCGACGAGGCGCAGAACCTGACGCCGAAGCAGATCAAGACCCTGGTGACGCGCGCCGGTCCGGGCACGAAGATCCTTTGCCTGGGCAATATCGCCCAGATCGACACGCCGTACCTGACCGAAGGCTCGAGCGGCCTGACCTACGTAGTCGACCGCTTCAAGGGCTGGGCGCACAGCGGCCACGTCACCCTGGCGCGCGGCGAACGCTCGCGCCTGGCCGACCACGCCAGCGACGTGCTGTAA
- a CDS encoding Mth938-like domain-containing protein codes for MKLHSSNTQQYQTVTGYFAGGVEINAQPFDHSLVVLPEKAPQPWPVASFAELKVEHFEQLLAERPDVVILGTGERQRFVHPRLSAPLTSERIGVECMDTNAACRTYNILMGEGRKALLALIIEK; via the coding sequence ATGAAGCTTCATTCCAGTAATACCCAGCAATACCAGACCGTCACCGGTTATTTCGCCGGCGGCGTCGAGATCAATGCCCAGCCCTTCGACCACAGCCTGGTCGTGTTGCCCGAAAAGGCGCCCCAGCCCTGGCCCGTGGCCAGCTTCGCCGAACTGAAGGTGGAGCACTTCGAGCAGTTGCTGGCGGAGCGGCCGGACGTGGTGATCCTCGGCACCGGGGAGCGCCAGCGCTTCGTGCACCCGCGCCTGTCGGCGCCGCTGACCTCGGAGCGGATCGGCGTCGAGTGCATGGACACGAATGCCGCCTGCCGCACCTACAACATCCTGATGGGCGAAGGCCGCAAGGCCCTGCTCGCCCTGATCATCGAAAAGTAA